The Thiorhodovibrio litoralis genome includes a window with the following:
- a CDS encoding nucleotide-binding protein has protein sequence MITVVGTLKGGSGKSTLTFNLGVWLAMAEVDVQLIDADPQATLTDVNQVRVEEGFEPTLRVRDKAALNKDGLAEAAETLIDIGTSDMDSVRLALSLCDRVLVPVPPSQADIWSTQRFVRLVESVERDGEGPEILGFINRGDTHHAVRETDEAAAALVSLNHLRFVRSRLSLRTVFRRSFSEGLAVFELESRGKAAKEFNALAAALYPHLLR, from the coding sequence ATGATCACTGTTGTTGGAACCTTAAAAGGCGGTTCGGGCAAGAGTACCCTCACCTTCAACCTGGGGGTGTGGCTTGCGATGGCCGAGGTAGATGTTCAGTTGATTGACGCCGATCCCCAGGCCACCCTGACCGACGTCAATCAGGTGCGCGTCGAGGAAGGATTCGAGCCGACGCTGCGCGTGCGCGATAAGGCTGCACTGAACAAGGATGGGCTGGCGGAGGCCGCCGAGACGCTGATCGATATCGGCACCTCTGACATGGACTCGGTGCGCCTTGCGCTGTCCCTGTGTGACAGGGTGCTGGTGCCGGTGCCGCCCTCGCAGGCGGATATCTGGTCGACTCAGCGCTTTGTGCGCCTGGTCGAGTCGGTCGAGCGCGATGGCGAGGGGCCTGAGATTTTGGGCTTTATCAATCGCGGCGATACCCATCATGCGGTGCGCGAGACCGACGAAGCCGCTGCTGCGCTGGTGTCGCTGAATCATTTGCGCTTCGTGCGCAGCCGGCTGTCGTTGCGCACGGTGTTTCGCCGCTCCTTCAGCGAGGGGCTGGCGGTGTTCGAGCTCGAGTCGCGCGGCAAGGCGGCGAAAGAGTTCAATGCCTTGGCCGCGGCGCTTTATCCGCATTTGCTGCGCTAA